The following coding sequences are from one Danio rerio strain Tuebingen ecotype United States chromosome 21, GRCz12tu, whole genome shotgun sequence window:
- the oaz1b gene encoding ornithine decarboxylase antizyme 1b (protein translation is dependent on +1 polyamine-induced ribosomal frameshift): MVKSNLQRILNSHCFAREKEGKKQCESSIMEALSSSITDRMASLTVCCSSTTGPGPLWCSDAPHPPLKIPGGRGNGARDHPSTTQTLYSDRKLTVTEEPAGPGRPQILHFQSRPAAARLIQWEAVLRGDGLFVEIPCEPFPDGSKESFISLLEFAEEHLKVVSVFVCFYKNREDRVKLVRTFSFLGFEMVKPGHALVPARPDVLFMAYNFDRDSSDED, from the exons ATGGTAAAATCCAACCTCCAGCGCATCCTAAACAGTCATTGCTTTGCCCGcgaaaaagaaggaaagaaacaGTGCGAGAGCAGCATCATGGAGGCGCTCAGTTCCAGTATTACCGACAGGATGGCGAG TCTGACTGTATGTTGTAGTAGTACCACTGGTCCAGGGCCTCTGTGGTGCTCC GATGCCCCTCACCCACCTCTGAAGATCCCAGGTGGGCGAGGGAACGGAGCACGGGATCACCCATCCACAACACAGACGCTGTACTCC GACAGGAAGTTGACTGTGACAGAAGAGCCTGCTGGTCCCGGTCGTCCGCAGATCCTGCATTTCCAGAGTCGTCCCGCAGCGGCGCGGCTTATCCAGTGGGAGGCAGTGCTGAGAGGAGATGGCCTGTTTGTGGAGATTCCCTGCGAACCCTTTCCAGACGGCAGCAAGGAGag CTTCATCTCTCTGCTGGAGTTTGCTGAAGAGCATCTGAAGGTGGTCAGTGTGTTTGTCTGCTTCTACAAGAACAGGGAGGATCGTG TAAAACTGGTGCGGACGTTCAGCTTTCTGGGCTTTGAGATGGTGAAACCGGGTCATGCTCTGGTCCCTGCTCGACCTGACGTCCTCTTCATGGCCTACAACTTTGACAGGGATTCCTCGGATGAAGATTAG